aatactgaTGCCTCTGGGAAAAAAGCCTTCCAAGGTCCAACAGATCCTGAGAGTTTTGTAAAGTGGAAATAAATATAAAGGTTGGTTTATTTTTCCCCAGTCCCAAAGTAGGTTTGGCTGAGATTACTTGGCAGCAACTTGAGATATCATCCATTCTAAACCAGCAGGAAGGCTGAgtggagaaaaagaaatgattAATACTAGAAAACCCAAAATTCACAATTCCTAGAAGAAAACTGAAATTAACTTGGATCCTTTCAAGGGAGAAatcgttttcttttctttattggaGAAAGTCCAAGACCTCCCTCCAATGCTTACTAGACAGGTAGCATCAATTGACTTCTTTAAAGAATTGTATTGGAGGGCACCTGACATACTGCTCCAGGTTCTAGCCTCCTTATTTCAAAAAATGTTCTAGGTTTTGCTTGAATCTCCACATGCATTCTAAGAAAGATATCAgttaagaaaaaaatgtagatGGTTTCAACTAGATTGGGGTCTCCAAACGTGGCAACtctatgctggctgtggaattctgggagttgaagtatgtCTTATaattccaagtttggagactcctgaactAAATGCTCaggatattttaaaacaaaggtaAACTGAACTAATAGACAGCATCTGAAAAGCTAATGTAGTAATTTTACTATTTTGCTTGCTTGTAAATGGGTGTTTTCTGACCAGCCACATCTACCGCTAAGGAACAATTATACCCAAGATATGGGCTAAGGGTTTAGACAGCGgtgaaattcccccccccccccgttgtatCTGGCTTGCCGAACTGATAGCACAGGTgtcaggaggctccgcctacccgctGGAACGCCATTACATccctttttttaccatctgcgcatatgcagaagaggGGTGTAAACGCATAGTGCGCGCATGCTCCTgttcccgaactggtagcaaaggtaagtgaatttcaccgttGCTTCCAGATATGTTCTTCGCTTTCAAAAGGATGTGTTTCTGCTTTCCTTAATTTTAAACTTGGGTTAAGTCCAAAGGATAGAACCATTTTAGGCAGAAACAACCAGAAACCAGCCGTTTAAATAGGGCACAATTAAGGCTGTCCACAGTGAAAATGATTTTTTCAATTAATTCTAACTGATTGGGCAATCTTTATGATACTTTGTATGAGAAAATACCCTTTTTCTttagagaaattatacatggataTATGAAACAGATACAGCTTAAGTAAATACTTTCCTTTCACCCACCCCACATTCATACATTGAAGACAGCATTGGCCACCTTCAATGTTTTTAAGAACTGTTATTAAAAATCAGTCGATTCACATTAGATGAGTTATTAAACATTTCCACTCATGACATATTTCAACAATAGAAAATAGCCTTAATCTGTTTAAAAGTGTTCCACGGTTCCAATCCAGGCTTGGCAAGGAGACAGAAAGCTGCATTGTGCAATATTGAATTTATTGGCCTAAGCCAGAACCGTTTTGCTTTCTGCCCAAGTTATGCTCCTGCCCCATAGaaggaacaaaatattttttatcaagAGAAACTTGATGCCTTTTAATATTGGCACTTCCACCTGCTCTTTGCTCATTTCACACAACAACGAATTatatagcagaggtgtcaaagAGATGGTTTGTGGATGCCTCAAAAACCGATGGCACTGCACTGCTGTCCCACAACAAAGCCCACACAGGCAAGGCAGAAGCAAAGAATAAAGAGCTGCAGAGCTGCCCTGATGGGATTCTGAAGGTTTTGAACCATCACAGGTGCTGTGCTGGCATGTAATTACCCTGCAGGTGTGCAGAGACCGTTGCTGCTGAAATCACCATTTGTCAATGTTAGTTGTCTTCAGGAATGTGTGATACGTTACGGGGAATAACAACTGCAGCCATAGGGATACAATATTTCAGTGTTATGGAAGACATCATATTTTTGCTTTTATGTGTCATCAATAGCAACAATTTGCATTTAATCtgtaaattattaattataaataataatattaatattttaatattattgatgAAATTGACATAATTGATagctatttatatttaatatttgttgCATATTTGAATGCAAGGCACTGAACAGCATTCTTAATGTCTTGTGCCTCCCACCCAGTTTGAGCTTATGACTcactctctagagcaggggtctccaacctgggcaactttcagcctggcggacttcaacacccagaattccccagccagctttgctggattttgggagttgaagtccgccaggctgaaagttgcccaggttggagacccctgctctagagagagAAGACTTCAGCTGCTCCTAGCATACAGGATATGTAATTCTGGTTTACTGACCCCTCTCCTGTGAGTGCACAGCAACCTTGAATATGCCATGGGTGGTCTCTGATGGAGCTCAGGGTGAGGAACTTAGAAATTTCAGAGGTAGACATGGAATTTTTAATATCTTGCTTGTTGGCAAATATCAACACAGCTGCATTACGCAGGTCctggggaaaggaaaagagagtagcaatatcacttacttatataccgcttcatagtgcttttacagccctctctaagtggttttcagagtcagcctattgcccccaacaacctgggtccttattttacccacctcagaaggatggaaggctgagtcaatgttgtgccagtgagaatcaaactgctgaactgatgGCAGCAGTCAGTCAGCAGGAGTAACCtgctgtactgcattctaaccactgcaccaccatggtgcaGTAGGTAGAATGCATGTTTGCCTCCAGTTTCTATCAACTCACAATTCATTCAAAATGAGAGAAATAATACACAAAACTATCACATAAAGATCAGAACAGAAAACAGTCACAAAAGTGTGTCTGTGGCTTAGCATGAGGTGTGGATCCAAAATGGTTTATTTGTGGAAGCAATTTGTGGACCAATCTCAAAAGCTGGATGTGTCATTGGGCCTGAGGATCCCAAGAAGGGTGGATCCTGCAAGTAATTGCACTGCAGTCCATCTTGTCCTTTGGTACTTTATAACTAGTTTTAATTGATTTAATTATGGTAGGTTGTAATTGTTAGTTTTGTTTTAACCATATATGCCAGTGTCACATACAAATGAGATggactgccatataaatttaatgaagaaataaagaaaagcatGATATGGAATCCAGCAACTATGGTTTAATAAACCATTAATTGTGGCTTACCAGCATGACTACATTCAGTCATAATTATTCTACAAACCATCGTTGAAATAGATTGCTGTGAATTATGAATAATGTAGCTGTAatttaaaagtctgtagagattctcagtcatccaggtcatggttgtcccaaaggtgctttttcaggaggcacgaaatagaaagtccagttgcctcctgaaaaagcatctttgggatagctGCAATTTAGTTTTTATTTAGTATACCACCACTGTAAGTTTTAagctatgatttatgatgatgtaATATTTGAGACCAAACAACATAAGAACtgtcttgtcccaaaggtgctttttcaagaggaaactggactttctggtttttctttgaagaagattcacttctcatccaagaagcttcttcagctctgaacaaCTTAAGAACTTCAGAgcagaagaagattcttggatgagaaatgaaaatcttcaaagaaaaatcagaaagtccagttgccacttgaaaaagcacctttgggacaatcatgacctagatggctgagaaactccatagacatcaaggactacctgtgatggTGAAAGATCTGTTAGGATTCAGTTGTTGCTAATGATTGATGTGTAGTAGTCTCAATTTTACATGTTTTAAACATGAGTTGGTTAGCAGACAGGTTGTAAAGCAGATCCAGCTAGTATTCTCACAGCACTGAGGTTCTTTGGGTGATTCAGTTTGTGGTCAAAGCATTGGACCAGGTCTATAAATATTGCAGGAATAGTACAATAGATGGAATTAGTTCAAGCACCAAATACCACATTCTCATGCTTCTCATGTAAATAATCTCTAAAAAGAAATAGCCTGCTCTCTGCTGACTTTCTCCCTGGAGGGAGATTTTTCCATCCAAGcacttaaaaatgaaattcaaacagCTCTAGTGCCATGGCTGGACCAAATTGTAATTGGTACAAGTATCAATCCCGAACCCGGGGTTTGCCATACCTGGGGGAGGGACCCTTGCAATGGTAGTGGGTGGTGGGAGACTATCCTTACCAGAGGCTGCAGGAGTGAAGATCACAACGCTGACAAACCGCTAATCCTAACCAGGTGAGATTCGAGCGACTATCAGGTGTTCGGATGTGTGGCGAGAACGACGAGGCCAGCAAGCAGCTGATCCCAGCCAGATGACATTCGGCCGAAGATCAGCTGTTCGGCGGGCCTGCACACCAACTGACAATCGTCTACTCAAGTCTGCTGATAATCAGAGGATCGGGCCTAACTGAAGGCCAGTTGCTGCAGTGGTGGGAGGGTGCGGCTCTAGTATTTAAAAGGAGATTTTTCCATCCAGGcacttaaaaatgaaattcagccAGCTCCAGTGCCATGGCTGGACCAGCTTGTAATTGGTACAAGCAGCATTGTAACAGCAAATGATGCCCAGGAATATAAAATGTACAAAACAACTGTGGAGCAATATCTGAAATCAGACAACATATATCGCTGCATGTGGTAACAGGCAAACTCACCTCATGAGCTAACATCTTATACAGTTCCTCTTTTGTCACTGTCAGCCTCTCACGATCTGTGCTATCGATCACAAGGATGACAAACTGATCGAAGGGGGAAAAACACATTTATAAACTTGATCAAGACTAAGTGAACAGAATTGAAGCAGTGGCTGAGTTCATACAACCCACTACAAGCACAATATATTGCAGAAATTGTGATTTATAAACCATGTTTACGATATAGCACATTGATGATCTAAACAATTTTATCTTATTCAATAAGCTACTATTAAGCAAACCATTCCTGTGAATCTAGTTTTCAAGTGTCAGCCCCTGTATGCCCCAAATAGCATTGTTTAGGAGAAGAAGGAAATATCAGAAGGCGTGGAGAAAGATCCTATCACACAGGAAAGCTTCAAAAGAATGAAAAGTAAGCATTCTTGATGGTTGTGAAACTCTGTCTgatggaaggaagtagaagactaGACAGAAGACTAAATGCAAGTAGAATTAAATAGGAGTATTTAGAACTAGAAATCTAACAGCAGCTCCCTCAATCCATGTCTCATTTGCCCACATCTAAGGTTTAAGTTAGTATTATAGTGTAAATTTATTGGTCAGGAAGTTCAGAGGTTTTGATGAGGGTTTGCTAAACCAGGTTCATTATTTTGAACTACTAAGCATGCCTTCATTCCAGGAACAACAGAGTTAAATAATCAAAATACATTCCTAACATCAGAACATAATTCATGGAagccaaagaataaaataatttcaggGCATGTATGCAGAGGGAAGGAGATCCAACTGAAAGAGACTTCTTCCCCaggggaatttttaaaaagagatttgaaATGTAGGAATAGATATCTACGTGGCAAATAGTGTACTGTCTGGAAAGCAtataggagaaagaaagagaagaaaatcacATTTCACCTCTAAAAATGTCAAGAATTCAGTTTTGGCATATGAAAAATGAGTCTCAGCTTGCCTTTGTTCTACAAAACTATGATACAATCAAGATTCACGGGTAATTCCCATCCCCTACAAAATGCATACCTAAGCAGTAACTTTGCATGCGATAgcacaatatcaatatacaagagGAAGTAGAGTGACAGAAAACAGCTACCAGAGAAAACCAAACATAAGATCAAAGAGGTATCCGGAACATCCTTCCCACATTGTTGCCATGAAATTTAGTGGCAAATTTTAGATTTTAGTTGTCTGGTTTTCACAGTTGAAAACAAACAGGAGAACAGATATATAAAATCTTCTTTTGTATCAGGACatttatattccaaatgtggAATATCCATGTGGATTTGTGCCATCCATGTGGATTTGTGCCATCCAAATGGTCTTtggaaactaaaaaaaatattgttaaaaagcATGTCCACTAAACACAAAAACATTGGCTGGAAGTGACTTGAACAGTATTTCTGAATACCATAATTTCATGCTCGCTTTCACCAAAGCGGTGCCTCGGaatcagcatttctcaaccgtggcaatgtttggatgtatggacttcaactcccagaattctccagccaacaagctggcgaagtccacacatcttaaagttaacaAGGCTGAAAAACCCTGCTTGCTTCTGTTATCGACTTATAAGGGGGACTAACATAGCCACAAGCCTTCTGACATTTCAATATATTGGTTAATATTGGCAAGTCTTAGACTTTTGGGTAAGCATTATACCCACATAAACTTAATCCAGAATAAATCACATCATAGTATGAGTTCAGATTTAACCTGTATGAAGCATCAATCGAGAGTAGTATATTGATTATATGTATTTATGgggtttaacttctttttaaaaatactttgtcCTTGTGCTAAACAGTAATTTAgtttgtttaaaccaggggtgtccaaactacggcccgtgggccaactgcggcccgcgggtcagttttttttggcccgcagcaaattctggaagtataatttaaaatggcccTTTTAGGTcatgctcctccccatgggcggggaataatgaagggagggggcagaggaggcggcgagcgggaaagaggctgctggccgtgcctgcccccagcagttctaccctcgccttcctcgggccgccatcgagaaacaggtgaggaggggttctgtcctcgccttcctcgggcagggaataacgaagggaggggggggaggcggcggcaagcgcgaaagaggctgctggccgtgcccggcccagcagctctgtccccgccttcctcgggcagggaataacgaagggagggggggaggcggcggcaagcgcgaaagaggctgctggccgtgcccggcccagcagctctgtcctcgccttcctcgggcagggaataacgaagggagggggggaggcggcggcaagcgcgaaagaggctgctggccgtggccGGCCCAGCCGCTCTGTCCTCGCCCTCCCCCGGCAGGGAATAAcgagggaggggaggcggcggcagcgcgaagaggctgctggcgtgcccggccagcagctctgtctcgccttcctcgggcaggaataacgaaggaggggaggcggcaagcgcgaaagaggctgctggccgtgcccggcccagcagctctgtcctcgccttcctcgggcagggaataacgaagcgggggggaggcggcggcaagcgcgaaagaggctgctggccgtgcccggcccagcagctctgtcctcgccttcctcgggcagggaataacgaagggaggcgggTCGGAGCCTCCGCGAGCGAGGCGACTTaagcaaggcaaggaaggagttggggagacgcggcgtggaagaacaaaaggatttgccggaggtggggatggggactgAAGGGGGGTGGGCAGCGAGCAGCCCGCGCCGCTTTTCCCCGCCAGTCAAGAATGCGCCGCGCAagaggcagcaaggaaaaaaagttttcccgtAGGCAAAAAGATGACACGGGACGCGGATTGCCGCCTGGAGCTGTCACGTGGCCCAGGTGGCCAGGGACGCCTTTCCACGCAGACCAGGGTCGCTTAAAGCGGCCTGGAAAGACCCACTTGGGCGCGCagtcaagaaaatcaagaaaaaaagtattgtacgttacttcctttatcaatcaccttgctgacatttgcaaagaaaagtataatcaaaaagtataaaacagtagtccgtagtgcaattttgtgactggatcaattgaggtgccactgaaggtgtcttcttactcttggtctacagaagccaccttctgaggtcacaccagggtctctgaacatgggtttttgtaaggctgacacagggctgatagcgggaaaactcaggcaaaattgtctttgcgtggtaagcggttgtgtgactgcagaaagtacccccccccatttcatattcctgtaaaacacaacgtccgcagcttgcaacagggtggacgtaaaagcccgtcttgactcagacacagcaaattgaggatgtagtttggcatcagactacatcagactgtgtttggtcctacacagagttcttgatctctgttagaaatacacacagtaatcatgtgtcaatatgtcacctcttgtgtgtggcccgggccacacattaatttactaggcttatatactgtttgttgtccagccgcatgcctttctgaataattatatttaaaaatattacattaaaaatcaacataacacaaacacacacgtacacaaacatagagatacacacgcacatatatataactcacacacatatagtatacttaagcctaaactgtgcatagggactacccagacggctgaaaaaagtgatttctgacaggttctcacacttttgaccagtcctcacacttatgaccggtcatcatttatgcctgttgcagcattttaggactactcagagggctgaaaaagttatttttgacctgtcctcacacttttgactggtcctcacacctacaactatctttacattttgcaccctatcttgtaaccgtggtgaagagaagcagttgtgaaatgagtgatatggttgttaaaaatgctgcaatgggcataaatgtgaggatggtcataagtgtgaggactggtcaaaaattactttttttagccctctgagtagtttctatgcccatagccacatccactcagtcacatgagcagttaaccacgcccaccagtcacatgaccaccaagccacaccccaaaataagccacgcccattcccccccccccccccgtggcccgggcctttgcttatttttctgtatttggccctcactcaaaaaagtttggacacccctggtttaaacataGCATAAGTGGTTTATGCTTATACAAATTTGTATTCCCAAgaattattgcccaaacttatctgctgcttcaactcctaccctcaaaacgacgctatagagcactgcacaccagaacaactagacacaagaacagttttttcccgaaggccatcactctgctaaacaaataattccctcaacactgtcagactatttactgaatctgcactactattaatcgtttcatagttcccatcaccaatctctttccacttatgactgtatgactataacttgttgctggcaatccttatgatttatattgatatattgatcaccaattgtgttgtaaatgttgtaccttgatgaacgtatcttttcttttatgtacactgagagcatatgcaccaagacaaattccttgtgtgtccaatcatacttggccaataaaaaattctattctattctattctattctattctattctattctattctattctattctattctattctattctattctattctattctattaagtgtaAACAGGAGAAGAAACAGTCGAGGTAAGATGGGCATCAATATCCAAATAACCCCCAACTTGCAACCATAATCAAGATGagaatttccatttctaagcaaggcagttaagtgaattatgtctggttttcaaccttttttgccacaattgttaagcaaatcactgcaattgttaaatgaatttacagttgttaagcaaattaagctcccccccccattgactttgcttatcagaagccacttgggaaggttgcaaactgTGATCACATGATGTGGCAACTGTCAATTCTGGTTGCCAaatgcctaaattttgatcatgtgaccttgggatatTGCAACATttgtaagtgcaaggattggtcataactctcattttcagtgctgttgtaacttcaaacagttacttaaataaatagttgtaagtcaaggacttacctgtatctGGAACAAAAACTTTAAGcagttagaacagaatagaatagatttttttattggccaaatatgattgtatacacaaggaatttgtcttggtgcatatgctctcagtgtacataaaagaaaagataccttcattaaggtacaacacaatgatagtcatagggtacaaatttaacacttaatgatacaacacttaatgatagtcataggctacaaagaagcaatcagaaaacaactaTAAGTGAACTGTATATAATGACATGTTTATCTTTTCTGATACAGACGTTTGCCCCCTTCTAtgactaagcatagctcatatctGGATACCATTACAGCCTTAATATTTAGTGTATGGTGTCCCACTAACAAATGACCAAAGAGCAAAAGGTTTTGCAGAATTTTGTGATAAACATAGATTATGGAATAATTATAATTTGAGAGCTCAAGAAACACAACTCTGGATCATTATTCTTCCCACTATTCCATATCTATTTTACTTCCTTAATTTATTTACTAATGTTTACCCAGCTCACCTCTGTGTTGGAATAGTAGGTATTCCAAGTAGACCGCAGGTTTTCCTGACCACCAATGTCCCACATGAGGAAATGTGTCTTGTGCTGGATGATTTCTTCCACATTGCTTCCAATTGTAGGTGACGTATGCACAACCTCATTCATTAGGCTGATGGAAGACCAAAACCATAAGGTGCTTTGTTAGTGTCCCGTCCTCCCCAAACA
Above is a window of Ahaetulla prasina isolate Xishuangbanna chromosome 4, ASM2864084v1, whole genome shotgun sequence DNA encoding:
- the ARL5C gene encoding putative ADP-ribosylation factor-like protein 5C isoform X3, yielding MNEVVHTSPTIGSNVEEIIQHKTHFLMWDIGGQENLRSTWNTYYSNTEFVILVIDSTDRERLTVTKEELYKMLAHEDLRNAAVLIFANKQDIKNSMSTSEISKFLTLSSIRDHPWHIQGCCALTGEGLPAGLEWMISQVAAK
- the ARL5C gene encoding putative ADP-ribosylation factor-like protein 5C isoform X1, with product MGQFFAKLLNIFGSREHKVIIIGLDNAGKTTILYQFLMNEVVHTSPTIGSNVEEIIQHKTHFLMWDIGGQENLRSTWNTYYSNTEFVILVIDSTDRERLTVTKEELYKMLAHEDLRNAAVLIFANKQDIKNSMSTSEISKFLTLSSIRDHPWHIQGCCALTGEGLPAGLEWMISQVAAK
- the ARL5C gene encoding putative ADP-ribosylation factor-like protein 5C isoform X2, which codes for MGQFFAKLLNIFGSREHKVIIIGLDNAGKTTILYQFLMNEVVHTSPTIGSNVEEIIQHKTHFLMWDIGGQENLRSTWNTYYSNTEFVILVIDSTDRERLTVTKEELYKMLAHEDLRNAAVLIFANKQDIKNSMSTSEISKFLTLSSIRDHPWHIQGCCALTGEGCYSP